The Coffea arabica cultivar ET-39 chromosome 8e, Coffea Arabica ET-39 HiFi, whole genome shotgun sequence genome window below encodes:
- the LOC113702683 gene encoding uncharacterized protein, translated as MDRRLCDAALEGDVTTFYQLIQEDPLALHKAALKCEDKNPLHLAAILGHVDFVKAILQIESAHYMCWARDRDGRNVGNSFFLTRNPLHLAAMYGKLPVLLLLIRTGFRAALEKTDGGGTVLHLCIKYNQLEALKILVDKLKDPEFVNAKNEDGMTILHLAVYYEQYETCLTSKSQFLSIQLLTSLMRFRCELFSTFLFGQGVTKSSEISSCLQEAGALKAKEIRSPIDDRKLKQLEWFEKSREAIMVVAILIATMAFQAGISPPGGVWQDDLLEGPNPHTIGEAVMAQKHPKYYWLLIRANTIAFVSSLSTIILLIRGSSIPSKCLMPLLAFVMWLAIATIAITYAIALITVAPKEARGRQLGNTSEILVIVLMVWSGWIVTTLYEINALFKKWLKIHRMDSRGYLFSDFVRQVFSRVSLRAPRSSGGVTPRTPSGDSTRV; from the exons ATGGACAGAAGGCTTTGTGATGCAGCACTGGAAGGAGATGTTACCACTTTTTATCAGTTAATTCAAGAAGATCCACTTGCTCTTCATAAAGCTGCTTTGAAGTGTGAGGATAAGAATCCTCTTCACCTAGCAGCAATACTGGGCCATGTAGATTTTGTAAAAGCAATCTTACAAATTGAATCTGCTCATTATATGTGTTGGGCCCGTGATCGAGATGGCAGAAATGTTGGTAATAGTTT TTTTCTAACAAGAAATCCTTTACATCTTGCTGCCATGTATGGAAAATTGCCGGTCCTGTTACTGCTAATTCGTACCGGATTTCGCGCAGCTCTAGAGAAGACAGACGGCGGGGGAACCGTTTTGCACCTCTGCATCAAATACAATCAGCTGGAAGCATTGAAGATACTGGTTGACAAATTAAAAGATCCGGAGTTCGTGAATGCCAAAAATGAAGATGGCATGACCATATTGCACCTGGCCGTGTACTATGAGCAATATGAg ACATGCTTGACCTCAAAATCCCAGTTTTTATCCATTCAGCTTCTAACAAGTTTGATGAGGTTTAGGTGTGAGCTATTCTCT ACCTTTTTGTTTGGGCAGGGAGTCACCAaaagttcagaaatttcaagctGTCTTCAGGAGGCTGGTGCCTTGAAAGCCAAGGAAATTCGCTCCCCTATTGACGACCGGAAGCTCAAGCAGCTAGAGTGGTTCGAGAAAAGCAGAGAAGCAATAATGGTGGTGGCCATACTTATTGCAACCATGGCTTTTCAAGCAGGGATAAGCCCTCCAGGAGGTGTGTGGCAAGATGACTTGTTAGAAGGACCAAATCCACACACAATAGGAGAAGCTGTTATGGCACAAAAGCATCCAAAATATTACTGGCTTCTGATTCGGGCAAACACGATAGCATTTGTTTCATCTCTGAGCACAATTATTTTGCTCATTCGTGGGTCGAGCATCCCCAGCAAGTGCTTAATGCCGTTGTTGGCCTTTGTCATGTGGCTAGCCATTGCAACCATAGCCATAACTTATGCTATAGCACTTATTACAGTAGCACCAAAAGAAGCAAGAGGGCGGCAATTGGGTAATACAAGTGAGATTCTAGTCATCGTACTCATGGTCTGGAGCGGTTGGATAGTCACAACCCTGTATGAGATAAACGCTCTGTTCAAGAAATGGCTGAAAATTCATCGGATGGATAGCAGAGGCTACTTGTTTTCTGATTTTGTCCGTCAGGTGTTCTCTCGGGTCAGCTTGCGGGCACCCAGGTCTAGTGGCGGAGTTACTCCTCGTACCCCAAGTGGCGACAGCACTCGGGTGTAA